One stretch of Actinacidiphila sp. DG2A-62 DNA includes these proteins:
- a CDS encoding glycosyltransferase family 9 protein, whose protein sequence is MTAHREREERPRLLVLRALGLGDLLAGVPALRGLRRAFPGHELVLAAPEALREAVRHTGAVDALLPAGAPERAVPSLRHWPGPAPQVAVDLHGNGPASRRALEELRPRRLLAFAGPHRPGEPAPQWRADEHERTRWCRFLAAHGIPADPADLRLPRPGPSPAPGAVVVHPGANAAARRWPVRRYAAVVRALAGRRVVISGGPGDEPVTAALAAAAGVAHRDVHQSPPFARFAALIAHADLLISADTGPAHLAAAYGTPSVTLFGPVSPALWGPPQDGPHRALYHPGPAGDPHGRSPDPRLLEITPEEVLAAAHGLRRGAGAPGSAGPPQRGTDDDWRNGGGRVRSAPPPGAGASA, encoded by the coding sequence GTGACGGCGCACCGGGAGCGCGAGGAGCGGCCCCGGCTGCTGGTACTGCGGGCACTCGGCCTCGGCGACCTGCTGGCAGGCGTGCCGGCGCTGCGCGGGCTGCGCCGGGCCTTCCCCGGGCACGAGCTGGTGCTGGCGGCCCCCGAGGCGCTGCGCGAGGCCGTCCGGCACACCGGCGCGGTGGACGCGCTGCTGCCCGCCGGGGCGCCGGAGCGCGCGGTGCCGTCGCTGCGGCACTGGCCGGGGCCCGCGCCGCAGGTGGCGGTGGACCTGCACGGAAACGGGCCGGCCAGCCGCCGGGCGCTGGAGGAGCTGCGGCCGCGGCGGCTGCTGGCGTTCGCCGGGCCGCACCGGCCCGGCGAACCGGCGCCGCAGTGGCGGGCCGACGAACACGAGCGCACCCGCTGGTGCCGCTTCCTGGCCGCGCACGGCATCCCGGCCGACCCCGCGGACCTGCGGCTGCCGCGGCCCGGGCCCTCCCCCGCGCCGGGCGCGGTGGTCGTGCACCCCGGGGCGAACGCGGCGGCCCGGCGCTGGCCGGTGCGGCGCTACGCGGCGGTGGTGCGCGCCCTGGCCGGCCGCCGGGTGGTGATCAGCGGCGGCCCGGGCGACGAACCGGTGACCGCCGCGCTGGCCGCCGCCGCGGGCGTCGCGCACCGCGACGTGCACCAGTCGCCGCCGTTCGCGCGGTTCGCCGCGCTGATCGCCCACGCCGACCTGTTGATCAGCGCGGACACCGGGCCCGCGCACCTGGCGGCGGCCTACGGCACGCCGTCGGTGACGCTGTTCGGACCCGTGTCCCCGGCGCTGTGGGGGCCCCCGCAGGACGGGCCGCACCGAGCGCTGTACCACCCGGGCCCGGCCGGCGATCCCCACGGGAGGTCGCCCGACCCCCGGCTGCTGGAGATCACCCCGGAGGAGGTGCTCGCCGCGGCTCACGGCCTGCGGCGCGGGGCCGGCGCGCCGGGTTCCGCCGGCCCTCCCCAGCGCGGTACGGACGACGACTGGCGGAACGGGGGCGGCCGGGTCCGTTCCGCGCCGCCGCCGGGCGCCGGGGCATCGGCGTAG
- a CDS encoding glycosyltransferase → MRVAMVSEHASPLAALGGADAGGQNVYVAEVAGQLADLGHEVVVHTRRDDPDLPERIRTDRGFTVAHVPAGPATVLPKDELLRYMPEFGDHLAAQWRASPPDVVHAHYWMSGVAALRGARGTGVPVVQTYHALGTVKRRHQGAADTSPDQRIALETSLGRSCARVLATCADEVAELAAMGVPAAGVSVVPCGVDPGHFSPCDAPRDSPRATGRDAGASSGGGPALLLAVGRLVPRKGFDRAIRALARIPDAELVIAGGPDAGLLVADPEAERLRKLAAEYGVADRVRLLGGVRHQDMPALMSRADLVLSTPVYEPFGIVPLEAMACGTPVVATAVGGQLDTVVDGETGVLVPEDCDDDALAGAVVALLADPARLARCAAAGRERVLRHYTWDRVAAQVEQVYRAASPSAGGRAATRPPGRADAIGPLAERASGPVTGEAS, encoded by the coding sequence ATGAGGGTAGCGATGGTCTCCGAGCACGCCAGTCCGCTGGCGGCGCTCGGCGGCGCCGACGCGGGAGGCCAGAACGTCTACGTGGCCGAGGTCGCAGGGCAGCTCGCGGACCTCGGGCACGAGGTGGTGGTGCACACCCGCAGGGACGACCCCGACCTGCCGGAGCGCATCCGCACCGACCGCGGGTTCACCGTCGCGCATGTGCCCGCCGGGCCGGCGACGGTCCTGCCCAAGGACGAACTGCTGCGGTACATGCCGGAGTTCGGCGACCACCTGGCGGCGCAGTGGCGGGCGAGCCCGCCGGACGTGGTGCACGCGCACTACTGGATGTCGGGGGTGGCGGCGCTGCGCGGGGCGCGCGGCACGGGCGTGCCGGTGGTGCAGACGTACCACGCGCTCGGCACCGTCAAGCGGCGCCACCAGGGCGCCGCGGACACCAGCCCCGACCAGCGGATCGCCCTGGAGACCTCGCTCGGCCGCAGCTGCGCCCGGGTGCTGGCCACCTGCGCGGACGAGGTGGCCGAGCTGGCGGCGATGGGCGTGCCGGCCGCGGGCGTCTCGGTGGTGCCGTGCGGCGTCGACCCCGGGCACTTCTCGCCCTGCGACGCGCCGCGGGACTCGCCGCGCGCCACGGGCCGTGACGCCGGCGCGTCCTCCGGCGGCGGCCCGGCCCTGCTGCTCGCGGTCGGCCGGCTGGTGCCCCGCAAGGGCTTCGACCGGGCGATCCGGGCGCTGGCCCGCATCCCCGACGCGGAGCTGGTGATCGCCGGCGGTCCCGACGCGGGGCTGCTGGTCGCCGATCCCGAGGCCGAGCGGCTGCGCAAGCTGGCCGCCGAGTACGGCGTCGCGGACCGGGTGCGGCTGCTGGGCGGCGTCCGCCACCAGGACATGCCGGCGCTGATGTCGCGGGCCGACCTGGTGCTGTCGACGCCGGTGTACGAGCCGTTCGGCATCGTCCCGCTGGAGGCGATGGCCTGCGGCACCCCGGTGGTGGCCACCGCGGTCGGCGGCCAGCTGGACACCGTCGTCGACGGGGAGACGGGCGTGCTGGTGCCGGAGGACTGCGACGACGACGCGCTGGCCGGCGCGGTGGTCGCGCTGCTGGCCGACCCCGCGCGGCTGGCGCGCTGCGCGGCGGCCGGGCGGGAGCGGGTGCTGCGGCACTACACCTGGGACCGGGTGGCCGCGCAGGTCGAGCAGGTCTACCGCGCGGCCTCGCCGTCGGCCGGCGGCCGCGCGGCCACCCGTCCGCCCGGCCGCGCGGACGCGATCGGCCCGCTCGCCGAGCGGGCCTCGGGACCCGTCACCGGGGAGGCGTCATGA
- a CDS encoding DUF5709 domain-containing protein yields MSSDPNADGVYQPIGDNEEQEDAAPLDLEDALQEDDYDDVLDKGYSPPERPLGVNRTGTTAEEQRRGESLDEHLAEEVPDVGADMESAGGPDTGAGAGSGGIGDGIGNGVGDGIGDAPGTDGEPLDPEAGGPRSGRLTDPDQGNAMTTDDDLQAESVGIDGGAATAEEAAVHVVEDPQAPPEREV; encoded by the coding sequence GTGAGCAGCGACCCGAACGCCGACGGCGTCTACCAGCCCATCGGCGACAACGAGGAGCAGGAGGACGCCGCGCCGCTGGACCTGGAGGACGCGCTCCAGGAGGACGACTACGACGACGTGCTCGACAAGGGCTACTCCCCGCCGGAACGCCCGCTGGGCGTGAACAGGACCGGCACGACCGCCGAGGAGCAGCGGCGCGGCGAGAGCCTGGACGAGCACCTGGCCGAGGAGGTGCCGGACGTCGGGGCCGACATGGAATCCGCCGGCGGCCCGGACACCGGAGCGGGCGCCGGATCGGGCGGCATCGGTGACGGCATCGGTAACGGCGTCGGCGACGGCATCGGCGACGCTCCCGGCACCGACGGCGAACCGCTGGACCCGGAGGCCGGCGGCCCCCGCTCCGGCCGGCTCACCGATCCCGACCAGGGCAACGCCATGACCACCGACGACGATCTCCAGGCGGAGAGCGTCGGCATCGACGGGGGCGCCGCCACCGCGGAGGAGGCGGCCGTCCACGTCGTCGAGGACCCGCAGGCCCCGCCGGAGCGGGAGGTCTGA
- a CDS encoding glycosyltransferase — protein sequence MPDGRLTVALITRDRRDRLLRTLDALAALPERPPVIVVDNGSADGTAAAVAAHHPGVTLLTPGRNLGATGRNLAARRARTRYVAFSDDDSWWAPGALAAAADLLDAHPRLGLLAARTVVGPDEAEDPLDAVMAASPLTGDPAVPGTPVLGFLACASVVRRSAFLAAGGFHPLLFFGAEETLLAYDLAARGWQVRYVPSVVAHHHPAPGPRHGRSPTTRRNAVLTAWLRRPVGVALRGTAVLAADAGRGDRDARAALLGALARLPAALRARRRLPRAVERAARLLDTQKPV from the coding sequence GTGCCCGACGGTCGCCTGACCGTGGCCCTCATCACGCGCGACCGGCGCGACCGCCTGCTGCGTACCCTCGACGCGCTGGCCGCGCTGCCCGAGCGACCGCCGGTCATCGTCGTCGACAACGGCTCCGCGGACGGCACCGCCGCGGCCGTCGCCGCGCACCACCCCGGCGTCACCCTCCTCACCCCCGGCCGCAACCTCGGCGCGACGGGGCGCAACCTCGCCGCGCGGCGGGCGCGCACCCGCTACGTCGCCTTCAGCGACGACGACTCCTGGTGGGCGCCGGGCGCGCTGGCCGCGGCGGCCGACCTGCTGGACGCCCATCCGCGGCTGGGCCTGCTGGCCGCCCGGACCGTCGTGGGACCGGACGAGGCGGAGGACCCGCTCGACGCGGTCATGGCGGCGTCGCCGCTGACCGGCGACCCGGCGGTGCCCGGCACACCCGTGCTCGGCTTCCTGGCCTGCGCGAGCGTGGTGCGCCGCAGCGCCTTCCTCGCCGCGGGCGGCTTCCACCCGCTGCTGTTCTTCGGCGCCGAGGAGACCCTGCTCGCCTACGACCTGGCGGCGCGCGGCTGGCAGGTCCGCTACGTCCCCTCCGTGGTGGCCCACCACCATCCTGCGCCCGGCCCTCGGCACGGCCGGTCCCCGACGACGCGGCGCAACGCCGTGCTGACCGCGTGGCTGCGCCGACCGGTCGGCGTCGCCCTGCGCGGGACCGCCGTGCTCGCCGCCGACGCGGGCCGCGGCGACCGCGACGCCCGCGCGGCGCTGCTCGGCGCCCTCGCCCGGCTGCCCGCCGCGCTGCGCGCCCGGCGCCGCCTGCCGCGCGCCGTGGAACGCGCCGCGCGCCTCCTCGACACCCAGAAGCCCGTATGA
- a CDS encoding PfkB family carbohydrate kinase has product MSVVVIGQIGRDLVLRAEGLPPDGGSTRARTRWESLGGKGANQAVALAGLGVPVALVGVVGDDPAGDAVLRQAERDGIDTSAVVRRGRTALLLDIVAEPGSRRLFEDVPEESLLTAADVERAAGLIARADTVSLQLQRPSAAVLVAARTARRRGARVVADGAPEPSAREELLGAVDVLRADAEEAELLAGEPVGSVPRARELGRRLLAEGPELVAVAVPGEGDLLLWPEGSRLLPLADVPVADPTGAGDAFTAGLVAALRAGAGPVAAGRLASAAAGAVVQRLGGRPDLSSLTVPRGGTDPE; this is encoded by the coding sequence GTGAGTGTTGTGGTGATCGGACAGATCGGACGCGACCTGGTGCTGCGGGCGGAGGGCCTGCCGCCGGACGGCGGGTCGACCCGGGCCCGCACGCGGTGGGAGTCGCTCGGCGGCAAGGGCGCGAACCAGGCCGTCGCTCTCGCCGGGCTCGGCGTCCCCGTCGCGCTCGTGGGCGTGGTCGGGGACGACCCCGCCGGGGACGCCGTGCTGCGTCAGGCCGAACGCGACGGGATCGACACGTCCGCCGTGGTCCGGCGCGGCCGCACCGCGCTGCTGCTCGACATCGTGGCCGAGCCGGGCAGCCGGCGGCTGTTCGAGGACGTGCCTGAGGAGAGCCTGCTGACCGCCGCGGACGTGGAGCGGGCGGCCGGCCTGATCGCGCGGGCGGACACGGTCTCGCTCCAGTTGCAGCGGCCCTCGGCGGCGGTGCTCGTCGCGGCCCGGACGGCGCGGCGGCGCGGAGCGCGCGTGGTCGCGGACGGAGCGCCCGAACCGTCCGCCCGGGAGGAACTGCTCGGCGCGGTGGACGTGCTGCGCGCGGACGCCGAGGAGGCGGAGCTGCTCGCCGGCGAGCCGGTCGGGTCGGTGCCGCGGGCGCGGGAGCTCGGCCGGCGGCTGCTCGCCGAGGGCCCGGAGCTGGTCGCGGTCGCGGTGCCCGGCGAGGGGGACCTGCTGCTCTGGCCCGAGGGCAGCCGTCTGCTGCCGCTGGCGGACGTGCCGGTGGCCGACCCGACCGGCGCGGGCGACGCCTTCACCGCCGGGCTGGTCGCCGCGTTGCGCGCCGGCGCGGGCCCGGTGGCGGCGGGCCGGCTGGCCTCCGCCGCGGCCGGCGCCGTCGTCCAGCGCCTGGGCGGACGTCCTGACCTGTCGTCCCTGACCGTCCCGCGCGGCGGCACGGACCCCGAGTGA
- a CDS encoding DUF6480 family protein, whose amino-acid sequence MATTHPARAGQHPASPPRNPHLPDEGLSVPEDAMPPAGHAPPAESGVSSLGVPEREALRHGWAGWPVALIAVVVALFAAGALGQAVELMR is encoded by the coding sequence ATGGCGACGACGCATCCGGCACGGGCCGGGCAGCACCCCGCGAGTCCCCCGCGGAACCCGCACCTGCCGGACGAGGGGCTGAGCGTGCCCGAGGACGCCATGCCACCGGCGGGCCACGCGCCGCCCGCCGAGTCGGGCGTGTCGTCGCTCGGCGTGCCGGAGCGCGAGGCGCTCAGGCACGGGTGGGCGGGGTGGCCGGTGGCCCTGATCGCGGTGGTCGTCGCGCTGTTCGCGGCGGGCGCGCTGGGCCAGGCCGTCGAACTGATGCGCTGA
- a CDS encoding SigB/SigF/SigG family RNA polymerase sigma factor: MALPQIDEPGELAPSRARSLTKIFLRRLGELEEGTESYQYVRNTLIEMNQSLVRFAAGRFRPRSGAEPEDIFQVGVIGLIKAIDRFDLGREVEFTTFALPYIRGEIRRHFRDATWAVHVPRRLQELRVDLARAHEHLGGVLGREPAAAEMAEHLGIDEYEVAEAMTAANGYEAASLDGMAAAGDHEEPAGRPTRGLADVWGEDDPGFELFENCHALGPLLRDLDTRERRILRMRFGDEMTQQQIGDTIGCSQMWVSRTLSAIFDKLRRGLLAEA, translated from the coding sequence ATGGCGTTGCCGCAGATCGACGAGCCCGGCGAGCTCGCACCCTCCCGGGCCCGTTCGTTGACCAAGATCTTCCTGCGCCGCCTCGGGGAGCTGGAGGAAGGCACCGAGTCCTACCAGTACGTCCGCAACACCCTCATCGAGATGAACCAGTCCCTGGTGCGCTTCGCCGCCGGCCGCTTCCGGCCGCGCTCGGGCGCCGAGCCCGAGGACATCTTCCAGGTCGGCGTGATCGGGCTGATCAAGGCGATCGACCGGTTCGACCTGGGCCGCGAGGTGGAGTTCACCACCTTCGCCCTGCCGTACATCAGAGGTGAGATACGCCGGCACTTCCGGGACGCGACCTGGGCCGTGCACGTGCCGCGCCGCCTCCAGGAGCTGCGGGTCGACCTGGCCCGCGCGCACGAGCACCTCGGCGGGGTGCTGGGGCGCGAGCCCGCCGCCGCCGAGATGGCCGAGCACCTCGGCATCGACGAGTACGAGGTCGCCGAGGCGATGACCGCGGCCAACGGCTACGAAGCCGCCTCGCTCGACGGCATGGCCGCGGCCGGCGACCACGAGGAACCGGCCGGCCGCCCCACCCGGGGCCTGGCCGACGTCTGGGGCGAGGACGACCCCGGCTTCGAGCTGTTCGAGAACTGCCACGCGCTCGGCCCGCTGCTGCGCGACCTCGACACGCGCGAGCGCCGCATCCTGCGGATGCGGTTCGGCGACGAGATGACCCAGCAGCAGATCGGCGACACGATCGGCTGCAGCCAGATGTGGGTCTCCCGCACGCTGTCCGCGATCTTCGACAAGCTGCGCCGCGGGCTGCTCGCCGAGGCATGA
- a CDS encoding glycosyltransferase family 2 protein, whose translation MTRTTRGPHGLHGEHPPHTPHTPHAPHEAARNGPRDASHDVACRVTVAVITHNRRAELLHTLGRLAALPERPPVVVVDNGSADGTAAAVAEHHPGVTLLTPGRNLGAIGRNLAVDRVRTPYVAFCDDDTWWAPGALAHAVRLLEAHPRLAAVGARIVVEPGGTQDPVNAELRDSPLTGPDWLPGPAIGSFLAGATVLRKDAFEGGGGFHPRLWFGGEEELLATDLMTAHWWLAYVPALTVHHRASKARDSTERRVVGLRNTLWFTWLRRPPAAALRRTGFLVRTVPRDRASLRAFLMALRGLPWVLRERRPVRPEIEARLSALERARRRSTARRYVG comes from the coding sequence ATGACCAGGACGACCCGAGGACCGCACGGCCTGCACGGCGAGCACCCCCCGCACACCCCGCACACCCCGCACGCCCCGCACGAGGCCGCGCGGAACGGTCCGCGGGACGCTTCCCACGACGTCGCGTGCCGCGTCACCGTCGCGGTGATCACCCACAACCGGCGTGCCGAGCTGCTGCACACCCTCGGCCGTCTGGCCGCGCTGCCCGAGCGGCCGCCGGTCGTCGTCGTCGACAACGGCTCCGCGGACGGTACCGCCGCGGCCGTCGCGGAGCACCACCCCGGCGTCACCCTCCTCACCCCCGGCCGCAACCTCGGCGCCATCGGCCGCAACCTCGCCGTCGACCGCGTCCGCACCCCGTACGTGGCCTTCTGCGACGACGACACCTGGTGGGCCCCGGGCGCGCTGGCGCACGCCGTGCGGCTGCTGGAGGCGCACCCCCGGCTCGCGGCGGTGGGCGCGCGGATCGTGGTGGAGCCCGGCGGCACCCAGGACCCGGTGAACGCCGAGCTGCGCGACTCCCCGCTGACCGGCCCCGACTGGCTGCCGGGCCCGGCCATCGGCTCCTTCCTCGCCGGGGCGACCGTGCTGCGCAAGGACGCCTTCGAGGGGGGCGGCGGCTTCCACCCGCGGCTGTGGTTCGGGGGCGAGGAGGAGCTGCTGGCCACCGACCTGATGACCGCGCACTGGTGGCTGGCCTACGTGCCCGCGCTCACCGTGCACCACCGGGCCTCGAAGGCGCGGGACAGCACCGAGCGGCGGGTGGTGGGCCTGCGCAACACGCTCTGGTTCACCTGGCTGCGCAGGCCCCCGGCGGCGGCGCTGCGCCGCACCGGCTTTCTGGTCCGCACCGTCCCCCGGGACCGCGCGTCGCTCCGCGCGTTCCTGATGGCGCTGCGCGGGCTGCCCTGGGTGCTGCGCGAGCGCAGGCCGGTCCGCCCCGAGATCGAGGCGCGGCTGTCCGCCCTGGAGCGGGCGCGCCGCCGGTCGACGGCAAGGCGGTACGTCGGATGA
- a CDS encoding D-sedoheptulose-7-phosphate isomerase, whose product MKSAVDVRHCDELMTALAAFRGSCGTVHQWGAALAARLGGGGRLLVAGNGGSAAQAQHLTAELVGRYRDERPAYSAIALHADTSSTTAIANDYGVQEVFARQVHAHGRPGDVLMLLSTSGASANLLSAAGAARRGRMRVWALTGPAPNPLAAAADSALCVEAASTATVQEIHLVAVHMLCESFDGAVAASYGGSAGDGRGMP is encoded by the coding sequence ATGAAGTCCGCCGTCGACGTCCGCCACTGCGACGAGCTGATGACCGCGCTCGCCGCCTTCCGCGGCTCGTGCGGGACCGTCCACCAGTGGGGCGCGGCGCTCGCCGCGCGGCTGGGCGGGGGCGGCCGGCTGCTGGTGGCCGGCAACGGGGGCAGCGCCGCCCAGGCCCAGCACCTGACCGCCGAGCTGGTGGGGCGCTACCGCGACGAGCGGCCGGCGTACTCGGCCATCGCGCTGCACGCCGACACCTCCTCGACCACCGCGATCGCCAACGACTACGGCGTCCAGGAGGTGTTCGCCCGGCAGGTCCACGCGCACGGCAGGCCGGGCGACGTGCTGATGCTGCTGTCCACCAGCGGCGCCAGCGCCAACCTGCTGTCGGCCGCCGGCGCGGCGCGGCGCGGCCGGATGCGGGTGTGGGCGCTGACCGGCCCGGCCCCCAACCCGCTGGCCGCGGCGGCCGATTCGGCGCTGTGCGTGGAGGCGGCGAGCACCGCGACCGTGCAGGAGATCCACCTGGTGGCGGTGCACATGCTCTGCGAGTCCTTCGACGGGGCGGTCGCCGCTTCGTACGGCGGGAGCGCCGGGGACGGGAGGGGGATGCCGTGA
- a CDS encoding PfkB family carbohydrate kinase: MNRPLLIVGDALLDVDLRGQAERLAPDAPVPVVDGPLRDARPGGAALAACLAAADGRRVCLVTALGADEASAEVRRLLAGRVRLVELPLDGTLSTKTRVLASGAPVVRLDSGDGRAAGPTEEALTAVAGAGAVLVSDYGRGTADVLRDALAEAAARRPLVWDPHPRGGAPVAGARLVTPSQSEARTLAAALADGDGRPAREPGRDAARAGRHAGPEARSRAGHAAGSRQPAEDAARLVRAWGVGSVAVTLGERGALLSHGDRPLLVSTPWRASGDPCGAGDRFATAAAGLLADGVLPEAAVQGAVAAATRYVEEGGVRCVLRGGPPADAVDRPARHAEDARAPDAFALAAAVRARGGTVVAAGGCFDLLHAGHITLLEAARRAGDCLIVCVNSDASVRRRKGAGRPLVPAADRVRVLTALGCVDAVAVFAEDTPESLLRELRPDVWAKGADYGVADLPEAALLESWGGQVVLLPYLDGRSTSVLAERAARAETRP; this comes from the coding sequence ATGAACCGTCCGCTGCTGATCGTCGGGGACGCGCTCCTCGACGTCGACCTGCGCGGGCAGGCCGAGCGGCTCGCGCCCGACGCGCCCGTGCCGGTGGTGGACGGGCCGCTGCGCGACGCCCGGCCCGGCGGGGCCGCGCTCGCCGCGTGCCTGGCCGCGGCCGACGGGCGCCGGGTCTGCCTGGTCACCGCGCTGGGCGCCGACGAGGCGAGCGCCGAGGTGCGCCGGCTGCTGGCCGGCCGGGTGCGCCTGGTGGAGCTGCCGCTGGACGGCACGCTGAGCACCAAGACCCGGGTGCTGGCCTCCGGTGCGCCCGTGGTCAGGCTGGACTCCGGCGACGGCCGGGCCGCGGGTCCCACCGAGGAGGCGCTGACGGCCGTCGCGGGGGCGGGGGCGGTGCTCGTCAGCGACTACGGCCGCGGGACCGCGGACGTGCTGCGCGACGCCCTGGCCGAGGCCGCCGCCAGGCGGCCGCTGGTGTGGGACCCGCATCCGCGCGGCGGTGCGCCGGTCGCCGGCGCTCGGCTGGTCACGCCGTCGCAGAGCGAGGCGCGCACGCTGGCCGCGGCCCTCGCCGACGGCGACGGCCGTCCGGCCCGGGAGCCCGGCCGGGACGCCGCGCGGGCCGGCCGGCACGCCGGGCCCGAGGCCCGGTCCCGGGCCGGGCACGCGGCCGGCAGCAGGCAGCCGGCCGAGGACGCGGCCCGGCTGGTACGCGCCTGGGGCGTCGGCTCGGTGGCGGTCACGCTCGGCGAGCGCGGCGCGCTGCTCTCCCACGGCGACCGGCCGCTGCTGGTGAGCACGCCGTGGCGGGCGTCGGGGGACCCCTGCGGGGCGGGCGACCGCTTCGCGACCGCCGCGGCCGGGCTGCTGGCCGACGGCGTGCTGCCGGAGGCGGCCGTCCAGGGCGCGGTGGCGGCGGCGACGCGCTATGTCGAGGAGGGCGGTGTGCGGTGCGTGCTGCGCGGGGGACCGCCCGCGGACGCGGTGGACCGGCCGGCCCGGCACGCCGAGGACGCCCGGGCCCCGGACGCCTTCGCGCTGGCGGCGGCGGTGCGCGCCCGCGGCGGCACGGTCGTCGCGGCCGGCGGCTGCTTCGACCTGCTGCACGCCGGGCACATCACGCTGCTGGAGGCCGCCCGCCGGGCCGGCGACTGCCTGATCGTGTGCGTCAACTCCGACGCGTCGGTCCGTCGCCGCAAGGGTGCCGGCCGGCCGCTGGTGCCGGCCGCCGACCGGGTGCGCGTGCTGACCGCGCTGGGCTGCGTCGACGCGGTCGCCGTCTTCGCCGAGGACACCCCCGAGTCCCTGCTGCGCGAACTGCGCCCGGACGTGTGGGCCAAGGGCGCGGACTACGGCGTCGCCGACCTCCCCGAGGCCGCGCTGCTGGAGAGCTGGGGAGGGCAGGTGGTCCTGCTGCCGTACCTCGACGGCCGGTCCACCAGCGTCCTGGCCGAACGCGCCGCGCGGGCGGAGACCCGGCCGTGA
- a CDS encoding GAF and ANTAR domain-containing protein, producing the protein MAEQPPPESAASATSVARTPRGAPASAPPPGRPGSASGGVGARTELVRLPVPVGGPVWVVRAEGPFGDERHPALAATADAPADCPTVALDLVLVPVVSPAAARALRRTAAELSARGRRVYVTGPSAASEAVLRVPGGDDDRLRIVPTLAQAVAEVAGAAGGAGDGGRGDAARGNPGSVPVAQTLRRAAHACAQAAAATAPDSADTVPGTARAARGGAAPETADTAATGLPPAAAVRTPTAPPASAGGAPTAPPAAAKDAASDDTAEELSRLRSQVRHLSGRVRSHPLIDRAQGVVQGRYGLPAGDTAFELLRAVSQRHNVKLRLLASAVVLTTPPEGAGPWFPGRARRAAPTLAFLPGERPERASQTAVVNALLARAMEVTRAPMGDVRLVDPCSGELRIEADRGLPDGFTEDFAHLRQDEGGGATVWAARRGVRVTMTDAARDPALGERARALLRAAGGRGSHATPLPGPGARTHGVVTTLFDVPVQPLDARAARVLDRLASSAGAWLTWYYATIVLDALEELHARAVAAAGRIGASGPLASRPY; encoded by the coding sequence GTGGCTGAGCAGCCGCCACCCGAGTCCGCCGCGAGCGCGACGTCCGTCGCCCGCACCCCGCGCGGCGCCCCGGCGTCCGCGCCGCCGCCCGGCCGTCCCGGGTCCGCGTCCGGCGGCGTCGGCGCGCGCACCGAGCTGGTACGGCTGCCCGTGCCCGTCGGCGGCCCCGTGTGGGTGGTGCGCGCGGAGGGCCCGTTCGGCGACGAACGCCATCCCGCCCTGGCGGCCACGGCCGACGCCCCGGCCGACTGCCCCACCGTGGCGCTCGATCTGGTTCTCGTGCCCGTGGTCTCCCCCGCCGCGGCGCGGGCGCTGCGGCGGACGGCGGCGGAGCTGTCCGCGCGCGGGCGCCGCGTCTACGTCACGGGGCCGTCCGCCGCGAGCGAGGCGGTCCTGCGCGTCCCCGGCGGCGACGACGACCGGCTGCGGATCGTGCCGACGCTCGCGCAGGCGGTCGCGGAGGTCGCCGGTGCGGCGGGCGGCGCCGGGGACGGGGGTCGGGGCGACGCGGCGCGCGGCAACCCGGGCTCCGTGCCCGTGGCGCAGACCCTGCGCCGCGCGGCGCACGCGTGCGCACAGGCCGCCGCGGCGACCGCGCCCGACAGCGCGGACACGGTCCCCGGGACCGCCCGGGCCGCCCGAGGCGGGGCCGCCCCCGAGACCGCGGACACCGCGGCCACGGGCCTTCCGCCGGCCGCCGCGGTCCGCACCCCCACCGCCCCGCCGGCGAGCGCGGGCGGCGCGCCCACCGCTCCGCCGGCCGCCGCCAAGGACGCCGCCTCGGACGACACCGCGGAGGAGCTGAGCCGGCTGAGGTCCCAGGTGCGGCACCTGAGCGGCAGGGTCCGCTCCCATCCGCTGATCGACCGCGCCCAGGGCGTCGTGCAGGGCCGGTACGGGCTCCCGGCGGGCGACACCGCGTTCGAGCTGCTCCGCGCGGTCTCCCAGCGGCACAACGTCAAGCTGCGGCTGCTGGCCTCGGCGGTGGTGCTGACCACGCCGCCGGAGGGTGCGGGGCCGTGGTTCCCGGGCCGGGCCCGGCGTGCCGCGCCCACGCTGGCGTTCCTGCCCGGCGAACGGCCCGAGCGGGCCTCGCAGACCGCGGTGGTCAACGCGCTGCTGGCGCGGGCGATGGAGGTGACGCGGGCGCCGATGGGCGACGTCCGGCTGGTCGATCCGTGCAGCGGCGAACTGCGGATCGAGGCCGACCGCGGCCTTCCGGACGGTTTCACCGAGGACTTCGCCCACCTGCGGCAGGACGAGGGCGGCGGCGCGACCGTCTGGGCGGCGCGGCGCGGCGTCCGGGTCACGATGACCGACGCCGCGCGGGACCCGGCCCTCGGCGAGCGCGCGCGGGCGCTGCTGCGCGCCGCGGGCGGCAGGGGTTCGCACGCCACTCCCCTGCCGGGTCCCGGGGCGCGCACGCACGGGGTGGTGACGACCCTGTTCGACGTCCCGGTGCAGCCGCTCGACGCGCGCGCCGCCCGTGTGCTCGACCGGTTGGCGTCCTCCGCCGGAGCCTGGCTGACCTGGTACTACGCCACGATCGTGCTGGACGCCCTGGAGGAGTTGCATGCCCGGGCCGTCGCCGCCGCCGGCCGGATCGGCGCGTCCGGTCCGCTTGCCTCCCGGCCGTACTGA